One part of the Gemmatimonas sp. genome encodes these proteins:
- a CDS encoding proton-conducting transporter membrane subunit codes for MTPFSAPWEALVFCLVLLAAPLLAQQGRRPLWPLVALIATQSIAFFAGHGAVAYAAVAGGALIHAAGAWHLTRTGALMLLTTGGLTAAAAVSVHLGHLTIALVLSCLAIAMRTGAMPLHVGVAQLCDRAPVVQTQQLASTIALVFVHLRFVDHHAAAMTLAPWLIRGGAIAAIVAALITLVQKDLRGFYRGTTTMHGGMVLAAIGTASYGGFAAALLVTVTMGLALGGIGIMTSALESRVGPVSFSGPGGRVVAFPVLAAAFALFGGAGVGLPGMAGFVADDLLLHTLWMESPFSTVAMILASAFLAVATLTGYAKTFLGRGTPSIAPDLLTRERVVAATLLVLLLVLGFMPGLLLTPADAFLSVTPA; via the coding sequence ATGACGCCGTTCTCGGCTCCTTGGGAAGCCCTGGTGTTCTGTCTCGTGTTGTTGGCGGCGCCACTGCTGGCCCAGCAAGGACGGCGCCCGCTCTGGCCACTGGTGGCCCTCATTGCCACGCAGTCGATCGCCTTCTTCGCCGGACACGGCGCCGTCGCCTATGCGGCCGTCGCGGGCGGCGCGCTCATTCACGCGGCGGGGGCGTGGCATCTCACGCGCACCGGCGCGCTCATGCTGCTGACCACGGGAGGTCTCACGGCCGCCGCCGCAGTCAGTGTGCACCTTGGCCATCTCACGATCGCGCTCGTGCTCTCGTGCCTGGCGATCGCCATGCGGACCGGTGCCATGCCGCTGCATGTCGGTGTGGCGCAGCTCTGTGATCGGGCACCGGTGGTGCAAACCCAGCAGCTGGCGTCGACCATTGCGCTGGTGTTCGTGCATCTGCGTTTCGTCGATCATCACGCCGCTGCGATGACGCTGGCGCCGTGGCTGATTCGCGGCGGTGCCATCGCGGCCATTGTGGCGGCACTGATCACGCTCGTCCAGAAGGACCTGCGCGGCTTCTATCGCGGCACCACGACCATGCACGGCGGCATGGTGCTCGCCGCCATCGGTACCGCCAGCTACGGCGGATTTGCCGCCGCTCTGCTCGTGACGGTCACCATGGGTCTCGCGCTGGGCGGCATCGGCATCATGACGAGCGCGCTCGAATCGCGCGTCGGTCCGGTGTCCTTCAGCGGCCCGGGTGGACGCGTGGTCGCGTTCCCGGTGTTAGCCGCGGCCTTTGCGCTGTTTGGCGGCGCCGGTGTGGGCTTACCCGGCATGGCCGGTTTCGTGGCCGACGATCTCCTGCTGCACACGCTCTGGATGGAAAGTCCGTTCAGCACCGTGGCCATGATTCTCGCCAGCGCCTTTCTCGCCGTCGCCACGCTCACCGGCTACGCGAAGACGTTTCTCGGGCGTGGTACGCCATCGATCGCCCCCGACTTGCTCACCCGCGAGCGCGTGGTGGCCGCCACGCTGCTCGTGTTGCTGCTGGTGCTGGGTTTCATGCCGGGTCTGCTGCTCACGCCGGCCGATGCCTTCCTCAGTGTGACGCCAGCGTGA
- a CDS encoding proton-conducting transporter membrane subunit, whose protein sequence is MTDSVFVVRIALALAILAPLVSVLLIGTRVLLWRRATSERFVTTVVHSGLLVSIGAGAVVLAGYLGLIGAPVTGDIEFGDWLRIRDFRIPAVLLVDRISTTISLFASVLTALVARFSRTYLHKEPGYTRFFTLLGLFATGTQLVALAGALELFFAGWELIGISSAFFIGFFHERDEPVRSSLRAFATYRFSDAGLLIATVMTFEALGSARFSALGSAAALPAMQSTAIALLFLLSAMGKSAQLPFSGWLPRAMEGPTPSSALFYGAVSIHAGLFLLLRVWPVLDVSPIARTMAVIVGLSTAVYAAAVVRVHTDAKGALAHATLAQVGLILAEIGMGWTTLALAHLVCHAFLRLGQYLKAPNMIHDSHRLGHAHRGPSWLERRSPRLAVRVYAASLHRLRLDDLTDAMLAPMLDMARLLDRADQRFRRALSIDSGADA, encoded by the coding sequence ATGACGGACTCCGTGTTTGTCGTGCGTATCGCGCTGGCGCTCGCGATTCTGGCCCCGCTCGTCAGTGTGCTGCTGATCGGGACGCGCGTCCTGCTCTGGCGACGCGCGACGAGTGAACGGTTCGTGACGACGGTGGTGCACAGTGGACTCCTCGTGTCGATCGGCGCCGGCGCGGTGGTGCTGGCGGGGTACCTGGGGCTGATCGGTGCGCCGGTTACCGGCGACATCGAATTCGGCGACTGGCTGCGCATCCGCGATTTTCGTATTCCTGCCGTGCTGCTGGTCGATCGCATCTCGACCACCATTTCGCTGTTCGCCTCGGTGCTCACCGCGCTCGTGGCGCGCTTCTCGCGCACGTATCTGCACAAAGAGCCTGGCTACACGCGCTTCTTTACGCTGCTCGGCCTCTTCGCGACCGGCACGCAGCTCGTGGCGCTGGCGGGCGCCCTGGAGCTGTTTTTCGCGGGCTGGGAGCTGATCGGCATTTCGTCGGCATTCTTCATTGGCTTCTTCCACGAGCGCGACGAACCCGTGCGCTCCTCGCTGCGCGCCTTCGCAACGTATCGGTTCTCCGACGCCGGTCTGCTTATCGCGACGGTGATGACGTTCGAAGCGCTGGGATCAGCGCGCTTTTCCGCCTTAGGCAGTGCGGCCGCGCTTCCCGCGATGCAGTCCACGGCGATCGCGCTGCTGTTCCTCTTATCGGCGATGGGCAAGTCGGCGCAGCTGCCCTTCTCCGGCTGGCTGCCGCGCGCGATGGAAGGGCCCACGCCGTCGAGTGCGCTGTTCTACGGCGCCGTGTCGATTCACGCCGGGTTGTTCCTGCTGTTGCGCGTCTGGCCGGTGCTGGACGTGTCACCGATTGCGCGCACCATGGCGGTGATCGTCGGACTCTCGACCGCGGTCTATGCCGCGGCTGTGGTACGCGTGCACACCGACGCCAAGGGGGCATTGGCTCACGCCACGCTGGCGCAGGTCGGGTTGATCCTGGCTGAGATCGGGATGGGCTGGACCACGCTGGCACTCGCCCACCTCGTCTGTCACGCCTTCTTACGGCTGGGGCAGTACCTAAAGGCGCCGAACATGATCCATGACAGCCATCGCCTGGGGCACGCCCATCGCGGGCCGAGCTGGCTCGAGCGACGGTCGCCCAGGCTGGCCGTACGCGTCTACGCGGCGTCGCTGCATCGGTTGCGCCTCGATGATCTCACCGATGCCATGCTGGCGCCGATGCTGGACATGGCGCGTCTGCTCGACCGGGCCGACCAACGCTTCCGTCGCGCGCTCTCGATCGATTCGGGTGCCGACGCATGA